In Mercurialis annua linkage group LG5, ddMerAnnu1.2, whole genome shotgun sequence, a single genomic region encodes these proteins:
- the LOC126683069 gene encoding probable adenylate kinase 7, mitochondrial, with product MAGLNRLGLASAAAAQPLFNRLRRLLTSRTYGSAAAAIQYDYEDYYSEAEENLENQRHRHSRLPETIFDSAEAANWGRGVQWVLIGDPGAKKHVYAEKLSKLLEIPHISMGTLLRQELNPRSSLYKQIANAVNEGKLVPEEVIFGLLSKRLEEGYCRGENGFILDGIPRTRIQAEVLDQIADIDLVVNFKCTEENLVKKEFLTFKNATSSVTAAGTAWKEKFRIYAEEGKAVEDYYRRQKKLVDFQMEAAPGETWRGLLAALHLKHLGAVNSSQKLAA from the exons ATGGCAGGGCTGAACCGACTCGGATTAGCCTCCGCCGCTGCCGCACAACCACTTTTTAACAGACTCCGGCGACTCTTAACAAGCCGTACCTACGGATCGGCGGCGGCTGCTATCCAATACGATTACGAAGATTACTATTCAGAAGCAGAAGAAAACTTAGAGAACCAACGCCACCGACATTCACGGTTGCCGGAGACGATATTTGACTCGGCGGAGGCGGCTAACTGGGGAAGAGGAGTGCAGTGGGTGTTGATAGGAGACCCAGGTGCTAAAAAGCATGTTTATGCTGAGAAATTGTCGAAGCTTCTAGAAATTCCTCATATTTCTATGGGTACACTCTTGAGACAAGAGTTAAACCCTAGATCTTCTCTTTATAAACAG ATTGCCAATGCTGTAAATGAAGGAAAATTAGTACCTGAAGAAGTGATCTTTGGGTTGTTGTCGAAGAGGCTCGAGGAAGGTTATTGTAGAGGTGAAAATGGCTTCATTCTAGATGGTATTCCTCGAACAAGGATTCAAGCT GAAGTTCTTGATCAAATTGCTGACATTGATCTAGTTGTGAACTTCAAATGTACTGAAGAGAATTTGGTGAAGAAGGAATTTCTTACATTTAAAAATGCTACTTCCTCTGTTACTGCTGCTGGAACTGCATGGAAGGAAAAATTCCGTATATATGCAGAAGAG GGTAAGGCAGTGGAAGATTATTACCGGAGACAAAAGAAACTTGTCGACTTTCAAATGGAAGCTGCACCTGGAGAAACCTGGCGAGGGTTGTTAGCTGCATTGCACCTCAAGCATCTAGGTGCTGTTAATTCTTCACAGAAATTGGCTGCTTAG
- the LOC126682205 gene encoding transcription termination factor MTERF5, chloroplastic isoform X1 — translation MMKAFTAIRCPQLTYLSRQFLSVPRPWLSFPRKLFSCQALFEADSGIDGSFSARVLSPTLLAAEKEEAKAVLTLFLKKRGLSNVVAARTTKSSDLFIDHLISRLHSVHKSRYLVGRELTTLEIREALTPYLESLLEEHGSVLVDLVENFPNLLSKGKPVSPVSPLDITANSKKLKAISRVSETGPAGQLPPHVLYLMDFGLDLERIKGITSRFPAFAYYSLEGKIKPIVEFLLDLGIRKSEIPTILVKRPQLCGISLSENLIPTMAFLEELGVDKKQWAKVIYRFPAVLTYSRQKVESTVNFLYEMGVSAESIGKILTRCPNIVSYSVEEKLRPTAEYFRMMGVDVAVLLHRCPQTFGLSIETNLKPVTEFFLEKGYCIEEVGTMVQRYGALYTFSLSGNVIPKWEFFLTMDYSKEELVKFPQYFGYSLEERIKPRYALVKEANVKLLLNQVLSLSYDDFDKVLKRKIKKMLSDDHPQGIEE, via the exons ATGATGAAAGCATTCACTGCAATTCGCTGCCCTCAGCTTACTTATCTCTCTAGACAATTTTTGTCAGTTCCAAG GCCTTGGCTATCTTTTCCTAGGAAACTCTTCTCTTGCCAAGCATTGTTTG AAGCAGATTCTGGGATAGACGGATCATTCAGCGCAAGAGTGCTGTCTCCAACGCTATTGGCAGCAGAAAAAGAAGAAGCCAAGGCTGTTTTGACATTATTCTTGAAGAAACGAGGTCTAAGCAATGTAGTCGCGGCAAGAACTACCAAGTCATCAGACCTGTTTATTGACCACCTTATCTCTAGGCTTCATTCTGTTCATAAATCTCGGTATCTAGTAG GACGAGAGCTCACAACTCTAGAAATCAGGGAGGCTCTCACTCCTTACCTTGAATCCTTACTTGAAGAGCATGGAAGTGTTCTGGTAGATTTAGTGGAGAACTTTCCAAACCTGCTCAGTAAAGGAAAACCAGTTTCGCCTGTTAGTCCACTTGATATAACTGCCAACTCGAAGAAATTGAAAGCTATTTCCCGAGTAAGTGAGACAGGCCCTGCTGGGCAGCTTCCTCCTCATGTTCTGTATCTCATGGACTTTGGTCTGGATCTCGAGCGGATCAAGGGAATTACGAGCAGATTTCCAGCTTTTGCTTATTACAGCCTGGAGGGCAAAATTAAGCCAATTGTTGAGTTCCTTCTTGATCTCGGGATACGCAAGTCAGAAATTCCAACCATTCTTGTCAAAAGGCCCCAACTGTGTGGAATTAGTCTCTCGGAAAATCTCATTCCGACAATGGCATTCTTAGAAGAGCTGGGAGTGGACAAGAAACAATGGGCTAAAGTTATATACCGTTTTCCAGCAGTTCTTACATATAGCAGGCAAAAGGTCGAATCAACTGTAAATTTCCTTTATGAGATGGGCGTCTCAGCGGAAAGCATTGGCAAGATTCTAACTCGCTGTCCGAACATTGTAAGTTACAGTGTGGAGGAAAAACTTAGGCCAACAGCTGAGTATTTCCGCATGATGGGGGTTGATGTTGCTGTTCTGCTGCACCGATGTCCACAGACATTTGGTCTCAGCATCGAGACCAATTTGAAACCTGTGACGGAGTTTTTCTTGGAAAAGGGATACTGTATAGAGGAAGTGGGAACAATGGTTCAAAGATATGGAGCCTTATATACTTTTAGTTTGTCAGGAAATGTGATACCAAAATGGGAGTTTTTCTTGACCATGGATTATTCAAAAGAGGAGCTTGTCAAATTTCCTCAATATTTTGGTTACAGCTTGGAAGAGAGGATAAAACCAAGGTATGCATTAGTAAAGG
- the LOC126682207 gene encoding uncharacterized protein LOC126682207 — MAMVFLRRSIASRNTMAMLIRSYYTTNSNNFISIQSGNLIEIKSNFTSFDFFAESRRAYAKGRKSRDDSDGDTLQVAASIGPAVKESAASQMDTAIVALSRELTKLRTGRASAGMLDHILVEYDGVKMPLNRIAVVSVLDPKTLSVNPYDPNALKALEKAIVSSPFGINPQVDSERLIAPIPPLTKEHMQAMCKVVAKSCEDVKQSIRRARQKALDTIKKAGSSSKDDVKRLEKEVDELTKKFVKSAEDICKAKEKEITVGC; from the exons ATGGCAATGGTTTTTTTGAGACGATCCATTGCTTCAAGAAATACAATGGCCATGCTAATTAGAAGCTATTATACTactaattctaataattttatttctattcaAAGCGGCAATTTGATagaaattaaatctaattttacAAGCTTTGATTTCTTTGCTGAATCTCGTCGAGCCTATGCCAAAGGCAGAAAATCAA GGGATGATTCTGATGGAGATACTCTTCAAGTTGCGGCTAGTATAGGCCCTGCTGTTAAAGAAAGCGCCGCGTCTCAGATGGATACGGCTATAGTCGCGTTGTCTCGTGAATTGACTAAATTACGAACGGGACGGGCTTCTGCGG GAATGCTTGACCACATTCTTGTGGAGTATGATGGTGTCAAAATGCCTTTGAATCGGATTGCTGTTGTTTCTGTTTTGGATCCTAAAACGTTGTCTGTAAATCCTTATGATCCCAAT GCACTTAAGGCACTAGAAAAGGCTATTGTTTCATCTCCTTTCGGGATAAATCCTCAGGTGGATAGTGAGCGGTTAATTGCACCTATACCACC ATTAACTAAAGAGCATATGCAG GCTATGTGTAAGGTGGTTGCAAAGTCTTGTGAAGACGTTAAACAAAGCATAAGAAGGGCTCGCCAGAAG GCACTGGATACAATAAAGAAAGCAGGTTCGAGTTCTAAGGATGACGTGAAGAGATTGGAAAAAGAG GTTGATGAATTGACAAAGAAGTTTGTCAAGTCAGCAGAAGATATCTGTAAAGCAAAGGAAAAGGAAATTACTGTGGGTTGCTAA
- the LOC126682205 gene encoding transcription termination factor MTERF5, chloroplastic isoform X2 has translation MMKAFTAIRCPQLTYLSRQFLSVPRPWLSFPRKLFSCQALFDSGIDGSFSARVLSPTLLAAEKEEAKAVLTLFLKKRGLSNVVAARTTKSSDLFIDHLISRLHSVHKSRYLVGRELTTLEIREALTPYLESLLEEHGSVLVDLVENFPNLLSKGKPVSPVSPLDITANSKKLKAISRVSETGPAGQLPPHVLYLMDFGLDLERIKGITSRFPAFAYYSLEGKIKPIVEFLLDLGIRKSEIPTILVKRPQLCGISLSENLIPTMAFLEELGVDKKQWAKVIYRFPAVLTYSRQKVESTVNFLYEMGVSAESIGKILTRCPNIVSYSVEEKLRPTAEYFRMMGVDVAVLLHRCPQTFGLSIETNLKPVTEFFLEKGYCIEEVGTMVQRYGALYTFSLSGNVIPKWEFFLTMDYSKEELVKFPQYFGYSLEERIKPRYALVKEANVKLLLNQVLSLSYDDFDKVLKRKIKKMLSDDHPQGIEE, from the exons ATGATGAAAGCATTCACTGCAATTCGCTGCCCTCAGCTTACTTATCTCTCTAGACAATTTTTGTCAGTTCCAAG GCCTTGGCTATCTTTTCCTAGGAAACTCTTCTCTTGCCAAGCATTGTTTG ATTCTGGGATAGACGGATCATTCAGCGCAAGAGTGCTGTCTCCAACGCTATTGGCAGCAGAAAAAGAAGAAGCCAAGGCTGTTTTGACATTATTCTTGAAGAAACGAGGTCTAAGCAATGTAGTCGCGGCAAGAACTACCAAGTCATCAGACCTGTTTATTGACCACCTTATCTCTAGGCTTCATTCTGTTCATAAATCTCGGTATCTAGTAG GACGAGAGCTCACAACTCTAGAAATCAGGGAGGCTCTCACTCCTTACCTTGAATCCTTACTTGAAGAGCATGGAAGTGTTCTGGTAGATTTAGTGGAGAACTTTCCAAACCTGCTCAGTAAAGGAAAACCAGTTTCGCCTGTTAGTCCACTTGATATAACTGCCAACTCGAAGAAATTGAAAGCTATTTCCCGAGTAAGTGAGACAGGCCCTGCTGGGCAGCTTCCTCCTCATGTTCTGTATCTCATGGACTTTGGTCTGGATCTCGAGCGGATCAAGGGAATTACGAGCAGATTTCCAGCTTTTGCTTATTACAGCCTGGAGGGCAAAATTAAGCCAATTGTTGAGTTCCTTCTTGATCTCGGGATACGCAAGTCAGAAATTCCAACCATTCTTGTCAAAAGGCCCCAACTGTGTGGAATTAGTCTCTCGGAAAATCTCATTCCGACAATGGCATTCTTAGAAGAGCTGGGAGTGGACAAGAAACAATGGGCTAAAGTTATATACCGTTTTCCAGCAGTTCTTACATATAGCAGGCAAAAGGTCGAATCAACTGTAAATTTCCTTTATGAGATGGGCGTCTCAGCGGAAAGCATTGGCAAGATTCTAACTCGCTGTCCGAACATTGTAAGTTACAGTGTGGAGGAAAAACTTAGGCCAACAGCTGAGTATTTCCGCATGATGGGGGTTGATGTTGCTGTTCTGCTGCACCGATGTCCACAGACATTTGGTCTCAGCATCGAGACCAATTTGAAACCTGTGACGGAGTTTTTCTTGGAAAAGGGATACTGTATAGAGGAAGTGGGAACAATGGTTCAAAGATATGGAGCCTTATATACTTTTAGTTTGTCAGGAAATGTGATACCAAAATGGGAGTTTTTCTTGACCATGGATTATTCAAAAGAGGAGCTTGTCAAATTTCCTCAATATTTTGGTTACAGCTTGGAAGAGAGGATAAAACCAAGGTATGCATTAGTAAAGG